Proteins from one Prevotella sp. E2-28 genomic window:
- a CDS encoding sodium:alanine symporter family protein — protein sequence MNIENMNALITQVNDAVWGYALIFVLIGCGIWFTIKTHFVQFRMVGEMIRLLTDSAVDTVETQVNEKGTEKKRHISSFQAFAVSVATRVGTGNLAGVASAIAIGGPGAVFWMWLIALIGSATAFVESTLAQLFKQKHKDSFIGGPAYYIQRGLHLKWMAITFAVLITCQFGLSNNSIQSNTICDAMLKAFGWSPIWVGAVLAALALFIVFGGIQRIAHVSAVLVPVMAIGYIILAVFIVVTNIDLIPHVFKVIVLDAFGIEQVMGGGIGATIMNGVKRGLFSNEAGEGSAPNAAATAATTHPVKQGLIQALGVFTDTLLVCSCTAFIILISGLYNVPELNGIALTQSALQSEVGAAGPVFVAIAIFLFAFSSIIGNYYYGEANIRFITHNTKVMTVYRICSAGVMVIFGALASFELVWNIVDFFMAFLTACNLIAIMLLGKYAFRLLDDYRHQKRQGIKEPVFHRSQMPEIEHELECWE from the coding sequence ATGAACATTGAAAACATGAATGCGCTGATAACGCAGGTGAATGATGCCGTATGGGGCTATGCGCTTATCTTCGTATTGATAGGTTGTGGTATATGGTTTACCATTAAGACACACTTTGTGCAGTTCCGCATGGTGGGCGAGATGATCCGCCTACTGACCGACTCGGCCGTAGATACAGTAGAGACACAAGTGAACGAGAAAGGAACGGAGAAGAAACGTCACATTTCTTCTTTTCAGGCCTTTGCTGTCAGTGTTGCCACACGAGTTGGGACAGGAAACTTAGCTGGTGTGGCTTCTGCTATTGCCATAGGCGGACCAGGTGCCGTATTCTGGATGTGGCTCATAGCTCTTATCGGTTCGGCAACTGCCTTCGTGGAATCTACCCTAGCCCAGCTATTCAAGCAGAAACATAAGGATTCCTTTATCGGCGGACCAGCCTATTATATCCAACGTGGTCTGCACCTGAAATGGATGGCCATCACCTTTGCCGTGCTTATCACCTGCCAGTTTGGACTTTCCAATAACTCCATCCAATCCAATACCATCTGTGATGCGATGCTAAAGGCCTTCGGATGGTCGCCTATATGGGTGGGAGCAGTATTGGCAGCCCTCGCCTTGTTTATCGTCTTTGGCGGCATTCAGCGCATCGCTCATGTCAGTGCGGTATTAGTGCCAGTTATGGCTATCGGCTATATCATACTGGCAGTATTCATTGTTGTCACGAATATTGACCTGATTCCACATGTCTTCAAAGTGATAGTGCTTGATGCCTTCGGTATTGAGCAAGTGATGGGGGGCGGTATCGGTGCTACGATTATGAATGGTGTGAAACGTGGACTGTTCTCAAATGAAGCCGGTGAGGGAAGTGCACCTAATGCAGCGGCTACGGCAGCAACGACACATCCTGTGAAGCAAGGACTTATTCAAGCTTTGGGTGTCTTTACTGATACGCTACTGGTATGCTCATGTACAGCCTTTATCATCCTGATAAGCGGTCTTTACAATGTACCAGAGCTCAACGGTATCGCTCTAACACAGTCGGCATTACAAAGTGAGGTAGGAGCAGCAGGCCCCGTCTTCGTAGCCATTGCCATCTTCCTATTTGCCTTCTCAAGTATCATTGGCAACTACTATTACGGTGAGGCAAACATCCGTTTTATCACACACAACACGAAAGTGATGACCGTTTACCGCATCTGTTCTGCAGGTGTGATGGTTATATTCGGTGCGCTGGCCAGTTTCGAACTCGTGTGGAATATCGTTGATTTCTTCATGGCTTTTCTCACCGCCTGCAACCTCATTGCAATTATGCTCCTAGGCAAATATGCCTTCCGTCTGCTGGACGACTATCGCCATCAGAAGCGACAGGGCATAAAAGAACCCGTGTTCCACCGCAGTCAGATGCCTGAGATAGAACACGAATTGGAGTGTTGGGAATAA
- a CDS encoding DUF3237 domain-containing protein: MKKLFIMLLTLIALSANAQVETPKDTPQLEFALQLKVTLGEAFSINNTQHGRRTVIPITGGTFEGPGIKGTIINGGADYQIANADGRTELEAIYCIKTDDGVYIHVRNRGIIANGKDADGKPSFYFRCAPQFEAPADSKYGWLNNSLFLCAPTFSSGFNGIVLNVWRVK, encoded by the coding sequence ATGAAAAAACTATTCATCATGCTGCTGACCCTCATAGCATTGAGTGCCAACGCACAAGTAGAGACTCCAAAGGACACCCCTCAGTTAGAATTTGCCCTGCAATTGAAAGTAACATTGGGCGAGGCCTTTTCCATTAACAACACACAGCACGGACGACGTACGGTCATCCCTATTACAGGCGGAACCTTCGAAGGCCCTGGCATCAAAGGTACTATTATTAACGGTGGTGCCGACTATCAGATAGCCAATGCCGACGGACGCACAGAACTTGAGGCCATCTATTGTATCAAGACTGATGATGGCGTTTATATCCATGTGCGCAACCGTGGTATCATTGCTAATGGAAAAGATGCCGACGGCAAACCATCTTTCTATTTCCGTTGTGCTCCTCAGTTTGAGGCTCCTGCCGATAGTAAATACGGCTGGCTGAATAATTCACTGTTCCTTTGTGCCCCAACGTTCTCTTCAGGTTTTAATGGTATTGTCCTTAACGTGTGGCGTGTGAAATAG
- the secDF gene encoding protein translocase subunit SecDF has protein sequence MQNKGIVRFIAVALILVCCFYLSFSFVTRHYESKAEALRAELGDKAAEEYLDSLSTEDHIWLGAWSLDECREMEVGLGLDLKGGMNVILEVSVPDIVDFLAGHKTDEGYRKAFEAAVKDEEKSQSDFISLFVERWKEFGGGRQLNTIFATQQMRDKVNTKSTDEQVIAALQAEVDAAIDNAETVVRTRVDKFGVAQPNIQKLSGQSRIMVEMPGAKKDKDRILKLLSGSADLQFHETYMREEAMPFIGQLHSAYLAEMSNVEAEVKDTTAVETEVAEAEVEADSVNALDAAAKKDLAAAAESGNDQLKSLLNYLVVNDPYHTESLCDVGYARVTDTAEVNKVIYSEVAKKVLPKEMRLYWDAKVSKIENPETHKKTKVLHLYAIKVSDPNGKAPLTGDVVTTAKDDYSNEIGNVGPVVSMQMNTEGTRIWANLTKMNVGRAIAIVLDEVVYSAPRVNGEIPGGNSQISGRFTQADTKDLANTLNSGKMPAPLRVASYQMVGPSLGAQSIQQGVISFIVAFVLLMVVMVLLYNWIPGMLANCALLFNLFFTLGILSSFQAALTMPGIAGIVLTLGTAVDANVLIYERTKEELRKGLNIKEALNLGYSNAFSAIFDSNLTSLLTGIILFVVGTGPIRGFATTLIIGICVSFFTAVFMTRLVYDRQMKADRWQKLTFSTPLSKNLMQGTKFNFMGSFKVSYAVWAVAVAVFCVSFFYRGVSKSIDFTGGRNYVVVLDKQVPVEDVRAAFQGTFTQNDEQSANPGTPASTTIIALGDADNRTVRISTNWNYDVNSPVVDDVIEDSIYSVLHNAGLIKAETSKEDFRTPPANEEDNSKGTIVSSTKVGPSVAKTITRSAIISVILALIAIFLYILLRFRNVAFSIGSIVALGLDALVVIGFFSLLHTWVPMSLEIDQTFIGAILTVIGYSINDKVVVFDRIRENMQLYAKRDRKRLFNDSLNQTLARTINTSVTTLIVLLTIFFLGGDSIRSFAFAMILGVVFGTLSSIFIAAPTAYLTMSRKDRFEDAATEVAEA, from the coding sequence ATGCAAAACAAAGGAATTGTAAGATTTATTGCAGTAGCACTCATCCTTGTGTGCTGCTTCTATCTCTCATTCTCGTTTGTGACTCGCCACTATGAAAGCAAGGCAGAGGCACTTCGCGCAGAGTTGGGAGATAAGGCAGCGGAAGAGTATTTGGATTCACTGTCAACCGAGGACCATATCTGGCTCGGTGCGTGGAGTCTTGATGAGTGCCGAGAGATGGAAGTAGGCCTGGGTCTTGACCTGAAGGGCGGTATGAACGTTATTCTGGAAGTGTCGGTGCCTGACATCGTAGATTTCCTGGCTGGTCACAAGACCGACGAGGGCTATCGTAAGGCATTCGAGGCTGCCGTGAAGGACGAGGAGAAGAGTCAGTCAGACTTTATCAGCCTCTTCGTAGAGCGTTGGAAGGAGTTTGGCGGCGGTCGTCAGTTGAACACCATCTTTGCTACACAGCAGATGCGTGACAAGGTGAACACCAAGAGTACTGACGAGCAGGTTATTGCTGCCCTGCAGGCAGAGGTTGATGCTGCTATCGACAATGCTGAGACCGTGGTTCGTACCCGTGTCGATAAGTTCGGTGTGGCTCAGCCAAACATTCAGAAACTGAGCGGTCAGAGCCGTATCATGGTTGAAATGCCAGGAGCTAAGAAGGATAAGGATCGTATCTTGAAGCTGCTGTCAGGTAGTGCTGACCTGCAGTTCCATGAGACCTACATGCGTGAAGAGGCTATGCCTTTCATCGGTCAGTTGCACTCTGCATATCTGGCTGAGATGAGCAATGTTGAGGCAGAGGTTAAGGATACTACCGCTGTTGAGACTGAGGTTGCAGAAGCTGAGGTTGAGGCCGATAGTGTTAACGCTCTTGATGCTGCTGCCAAGAAGGACCTGGCTGCTGCAGCTGAGTCTGGTAATGATCAGTTGAAGAGCCTGCTGAACTATCTCGTTGTAAATGATCCCTATCATACAGAGAGTCTCTGTGACGTAGGTTATGCCCGCGTTACTGATACTGCTGAGGTAAACAAGGTTATCTATTCTGAGGTTGCTAAGAAAGTTCTCCCCAAGGAGATGCGCCTGTACTGGGATGCAAAGGTCAGCAAGATCGAGAATCCTGAGACTCACAAGAAGACCAAGGTGCTCCATCTCTATGCTATCAAGGTGAGCGATCCTAACGGTAAGGCTCCTCTGACAGGTGATGTCGTGACCACTGCTAAGGACGACTACAGTAACGAAATTGGTAACGTTGGTCCTGTGGTATCTATGCAGATGAATACTGAGGGTACCCGTATCTGGGCTAACCTGACCAAGATGAACGTTGGTCGTGCCATCGCTATCGTACTTGACGAGGTTGTTTATAGTGCTCCTCGTGTAAACGGTGAGATTCCTGGTGGTAACTCACAGATTTCTGGTCGTTTCACTCAGGCTGATACCAAAGACTTGGCTAACACTCTGAACTCAGGTAAGATGCCTGCTCCTCTGCGTGTAGCTTCTTATCAGATGGTAGGTCCTTCACTCGGTGCACAGTCAATCCAGCAGGGTGTCATTTCATTCATCGTAGCTTTCGTGCTTCTGATGGTTGTGATGGTTCTGCTCTACAACTGGATTCCTGGTATGCTGGCCAACTGCGCCCTGTTGTTCAACCTGTTCTTCACACTGGGTATTCTAAGCTCATTCCAAGCAGCTCTGACCATGCCTGGTATCGCAGGTATCGTGCTGACACTGGGTACGGCTGTGGATGCTAACGTGCTGATTTACGAACGTACGAAGGAAGAGCTCCGCAAGGGCTTGAACATCAAGGAGGCCCTGAACCTGGGTTACTCTAACGCCTTCTCAGCTATCTTCGACTCTAACTTGACATCACTGCTCACAGGTATCATCCTGTTCGTTGTTGGTACAGGTCCTATCCGCGGTTTCGCAACGACCTTGATCATCGGTATCTGTGTATCGTTCTTCACCGCAGTGTTCATGACCCGTCTGGTTTATGATCGTCAGATGAAGGCTGACCGTTGGCAGAAGCTTACTTTCTCTACTCCTCTGTCAAAGAACCTGATGCAGGGCACGAAGTTCAACTTCATGGGCTCATTCAAGGTATCTTATGCTGTATGGGCTGTAGCAGTTGCTGTCTTCTGCGTTAGCTTCTTCTATCGTGGTGTAAGCAAGAGCATTGACTTCACTGGTGGTCGTAACTATGTTGTAGTTCTGGATAAGCAGGTACCTGTTGAGGATGTACGTGCAGCTTTCCAGGGAACATTCACTCAGAATGATGAGCAGAGCGCTAATCCTGGAACTCCTGCCAGCACAACGATTATTGCATTGGGTGATGCTGACAACCGTACCGTTCGTATCTCTACTAACTGGAACTATGATGTAAACAGCCCTGTAGTTGACGACGTGATTGAGGACAGCATCTACAGCGTGCTCCACAATGCCGGACTGATTAAGGCTGAGACCAGCAAGGAAGACTTCCGTACTCCTCCTGCAAATGAAGAGGATAACTCTAAGGGTACTATCGTTAGTAGCACAAAGGTAGGTCCTTCAGTTGCTAAGACCATTACTCGTAGCGCTATCATCAGCGTCATCCTGGCTCTGATTGCTATCTTCCTTTACATCCTGCTCCGCTTCCGCAACGTGGCTTTCTCTATCGGTTCTATCGTTGCTCTGGGTCTCGATGCACTGGTTGTTATCGGCTTCTTCTCACTGCTCCACACTTGGGTACCCATGTCACTCGAAATAGACCAGACCTTTATCGGTGCTATCCTGACCGTTATCGGTTACTCTATTAACGATAAGGTGGTGGTATTCGACCGTATCCGTGAGAACATGCAGCTCTATGCTAAGCGCGACCGCAAGCGTCTGTTCAATGATTCTCTGAACCAGACCTTGGCTCGTACTATCAACACCTCAGTGACCACGTTGATTGTGCTGCTCACAATCTTCTTCCTGGGTGGTGATAGCATCCGCTCATTCGCCTTCGCAATGATTCTGGGTGTCGTATTCGGTACCTTGTCATCAATCTTCATCGCAGCTCCTACGGCTTACCTCACAATGAGCCGTAAGGATCGCTTCGAGGATGCAGCTACAGAGGTTGCTGAAGCATAA
- a CDS encoding endonuclease/exonuclease/phosphatase family protein: MKAIKKILLSMLTGASVVTALLLLLVGYSDRVNPESFPMLACLGMFFPFAFVANVAFVPVWVFVKWQRLWIPLVALVLAYAPIRTYFPINFSFGSEPPEGCIKVVSYNVCGFGGNYKYEQAVDTVAGYLHRIDADIVCLQEDKGGKGGSGFDKMRELYPYNDTIHFSNDAVFNSVGIHTRYPIIRKERLANASRSNGSIAYYLQVDTDTILVINNHLESTHLTQNERDRYQEMLKGEVERDSAETEILAILKKLSLRMADRAIQARTVRDYVETHSQYPIILCGDFNDTPISYTRHVIAQGLTDCFVSAGCGFGVSFNLKGFNLRIDHMMCSSHFDPIRCFVDDKMDASDHYPVVCWLKKAQNP, translated from the coding sequence GTGAAGGCTATCAAGAAGATACTGCTGAGTATGCTGACTGGTGCCAGCGTAGTGACGGCATTGCTTTTGTTGCTGGTAGGCTATAGTGACAGGGTTAATCCGGAATCGTTTCCGATGCTAGCTTGTCTAGGTATGTTTTTCCCTTTTGCCTTCGTGGCTAATGTGGCGTTCGTGCCAGTATGGGTCTTTGTGAAATGGCAACGTCTGTGGATTCCTTTAGTGGCTCTTGTACTCGCGTATGCACCTATACGTACCTATTTTCCTATCAATTTCAGTTTCGGTAGTGAGCCACCAGAGGGTTGTATCAAGGTTGTTTCGTATAATGTGTGTGGCTTCGGTGGCAACTATAAATACGAACAGGCCGTAGATACCGTGGCCGGCTATTTACATCGAATAGATGCCGATATTGTGTGTCTGCAGGAAGATAAGGGGGGTAAAGGTGGCAGCGGTTTCGACAAGATGCGTGAACTTTACCCTTATAATGACACGATACACTTTTCTAACGATGCTGTTTTTAATTCTGTAGGCATCCACACCCGTTATCCTATTATCCGTAAGGAGCGATTAGCAAATGCATCAAGGAGCAATGGATCAATAGCTTATTATCTGCAGGTGGACACGGATACTATTCTTGTGATTAACAACCATTTGGAGAGCACACATCTCACGCAAAATGAGCGCGACCGTTACCAAGAAATGTTGAAGGGTGAAGTGGAGCGTGACTCGGCTGAAACAGAGATTCTAGCCATTCTGAAGAAACTATCTTTACGCATGGCCGACCGTGCAATTCAGGCACGCACAGTCAGAGATTATGTGGAAACGCACAGCCAGTACCCTATTATTCTTTGTGGCGACTTTAATGACACTCCCATTTCCTATACCCGCCACGTGATTGCTCAGGGATTGACCGACTGCTTTGTGTCGGCTGGTTGTGGCTTCGGCGTGTCATTTAATTTGAAGGGATTTAACTTGCGAATTGACCACATGATGTGCTCCTCGCATTTCGACCCGATACGCTGTTTCGTTGACGATAAAATGGACGCAAGTGACCATTATCCAGTGGTTTGCTGGTTGAAAAAGGCCCAGAATCCTTAA
- a CDS encoding rhomboid family intramembrane serine protease, with amino-acid sequence MFRNIPIITKNLLIINVLVFLLSMVVQIGGKSLTDWGALHFFMASDFHLYQFITYQFLHGGFTHLFFNMFALWMFGCVIENVWGPKKFIFYYIFCGIGAGLCQELVQFVSFAADGLTSMSPDQVLNVNGQHLMTVDQVLNLSSTIGASGAVYAILLAFGMTFPNERIFIFPLPIPIKAKWFVMIYAGIELFSAMSSVGDGVAHMAHIGGMLFGFLLIVYWRKHPNSYFNVDATRQFFDRWSRSNRSSDTSRTSQTRWNTTTTRPHVEDDMEYNARKKARQEEVDRILDKIRVSGYDSLSKEEKQRLFEASHER; translated from the coding sequence ATGTTTCGTAATATTCCTATAATAACAAAGAATCTACTCATCATCAATGTCTTGGTATTCTTGCTGTCGATGGTGGTTCAGATAGGGGGAAAGAGTCTGACGGACTGGGGAGCACTCCATTTCTTTATGGCAAGTGATTTCCATCTGTATCAGTTTATCACATATCAGTTCCTGCATGGTGGTTTTACACATCTATTTTTCAATATGTTTGCCCTGTGGATGTTTGGCTGTGTGATAGAAAATGTTTGGGGACCTAAGAAATTCATTTTTTATTACATTTTCTGTGGAATAGGTGCAGGACTCTGTCAGGAATTAGTACAATTTGTTTCTTTTGCAGCAGATGGACTTACCAGTATGAGTCCTGATCAGGTGCTTAATGTAAATGGACAGCATCTGATGACTGTTGATCAGGTTCTAAACTTGTCTAGTACCATTGGTGCTTCTGGTGCTGTTTATGCTATCCTGTTGGCTTTTGGAATGACATTTCCCAATGAGCGAATCTTTATATTCCCGCTTCCGATACCTATCAAGGCTAAGTGGTTTGTGATGATTTATGCGGGTATAGAGTTGTTCTCTGCCATGAGTAGTGTGGGTGATGGTGTGGCTCATATGGCTCATATCGGTGGTATGTTGTTTGGTTTCCTGCTGATCGTATATTGGCGTAAGCATCCTAATAGCTATTTCAATGTTGATGCCACTCGTCAATTTTTTGACCGTTGGTCAAGGTCTAATAGGTCTAGTGATACTAGTAGAACTAGTCAAACTAGATGGAATACTACAACCACCCGTCCTCATGTGGAGGATGATATGGAGTATAATGCCCGTAAGAAGGCCCGTCAGGAAGAAGTTGACAGAATCCTGGATAAAATCCGTGTTAGCGGTTATGATAGCTTGTCGAAGGAGGAGAAACAGCGGCTCTTTGAGGCTAGTCATGAAAGATAG
- a CDS encoding HU family DNA-binding protein, with protein MNKTELVEKIAAGAGLSKVDAKKALDATVAAIKDALKAGDKIALVGFGTFAVSERPAREGINPATKAKIKIAAKKVAKFKAGAELADALN; from the coding sequence ATGAACAAGACAGAATTGGTAGAGAAGATTGCAGCTGGTGCTGGTCTCTCAAAGGTAGACGCAAAGAAGGCTCTTGATGCTACTGTAGCAGCTATTAAGGACGCTCTGAAGGCTGGTGATAAGATTGCTCTCGTTGGTTTCGGTACATTCGCTGTTAGCGAGCGCCCCGCACGTGAGGGTATCAACCCCGCAACAAAGGCAAAGATTAAAATCGCCGCTAAGAAGGTTGCTAAGTTCAAGGCTGGTGCTGAGCTTGCTGATGCTCTGAACTAA
- a CDS encoding PLP-dependent transferase — protein sequence MKYETKVLTTKYQKPDAYGALSMPVYLTAAFEFPSAKAMNDAFCGRSMDPSYARIANPTTTYLEERVRQITGAVSVTALNTGMAAIAYALTAVSGAGLNIVASKHLFGNSVSLLRDTLGTLGVEVRFADFTHLKEVEALIDDKTTALFFEVITNPQLFVADIKALSEIAHAKGVPLIADTTVVPFSAFRAVDFGVDIEVVSSTKYISGGGTGLGGLLIDYGKFDWSQSPSPALQGRTKRVGKKLAFTARVKTELVTNLGALMTPQVAYMETLGLDTLDIRFHRQAETTLWLAKQCQALPEIKRVNYTGLEENPFYELSKAQFGPLPGAVFTIDLASKEAAWAFIDRLQIIRRATNLFDRKSLAIHPASTIFGLFTPEQCAEMSVPDTTIRLSIGLEDGEDLLEDIKQSLK from the coding sequence ATGAAATACGAAACGAAAGTTTTAACCACAAAATATCAGAAGCCCGATGCTTACGGTGCACTCTCAATGCCGGTGTATCTTACCGCAGCGTTTGAGTTTCCATCGGCCAAGGCGATGAATGATGCTTTCTGTGGTCGCTCAATGGATCCGTCGTATGCCCGTATTGCTAATCCTACGACAACATATTTAGAAGAGCGCGTGCGTCAGATAACAGGCGCAGTGAGTGTTACGGCACTGAACACGGGTATGGCGGCTATTGCGTATGCTCTGACAGCGGTGAGCGGAGCTGGCCTGAATATTGTAGCCTCGAAGCATCTGTTTGGCAATAGCGTCTCGCTTCTTCGTGACACCCTCGGTACGTTAGGTGTGGAGGTCCGATTCGCGGACTTCACTCATTTAAAAGAGGTTGAGGCTCTTATTGATGATAAGACCACCGCACTGTTTTTTGAGGTTATTACTAATCCGCAGTTATTTGTGGCCGATATCAAGGCGTTATCGGAGATTGCCCATGCTAAAGGCGTCCCCTTGATAGCAGATACGACCGTAGTACCGTTTTCAGCTTTTCGTGCTGTAGATTTCGGTGTGGATATAGAGGTTGTATCGAGTACAAAGTATATCTCTGGTGGTGGTACTGGCCTCGGAGGCTTGCTTATTGACTATGGTAAGTTCGACTGGTCACAGTCGCCCTCTCCAGCATTACAAGGTCGCACGAAAAGGGTAGGGAAGAAATTGGCCTTTACGGCACGCGTGAAGACCGAACTGGTGACAAACCTCGGTGCACTGATGACACCGCAGGTGGCATATATGGAGACGTTAGGTCTTGATACGCTTGATATCCGTTTCCATCGGCAAGCAGAGACCACGTTGTGGCTCGCCAAACAGTGTCAGGCACTGCCAGAAATAAAACGCGTGAACTATACGGGTTTGGAGGAGAATCCTTTCTACGAATTGTCGAAAGCGCAATTTGGCCCCTTACCTGGTGCTGTTTTCACGATAGACCTTGCTTCAAAAGAAGCAGCATGGGCATTTATCGATAGACTGCAAATCATCCGTCGTGCCACGAATCTCTTTGATCGCAAGTCACTGGCTATCCATCCCGCTTCAACTATTTTCGGTCTCTTTACGCCTGAGCAGTGTGCGGAGATGTCGGTGCCAGATACAACGATACGTCTTAGTATCGGCTTGGAAGATGGAGAAGATTTGCTAGAGGATATCAAGCAAAGCCTCAAATAG